Proteins from a genomic interval of Solea solea chromosome 10, fSolSol10.1, whole genome shotgun sequence:
- the prom1b gene encoding prominin 1 b, with translation MLWTRCLVLLLCWGSTTGEQQAEERQVQAGSQRRQRSPPPVEPLDFGFVPAAVYDTHAYYEPGAIGILFHMVHAFLYVIQPNTFPKDLIVRVIQQNMGGIKIEEWRKPENIVLLLQWLFYEAGFLICATIGILVVVLTPIIGFCFCVCRCCENCGGEMHQRQRKNADCQRGFYTASLIASSIFIILGVFVAYTANHNISTHVKSTRRFINTNMRDLKTLANNTPAQINYLTAQYTTAKNKILSDLDNIGPVLGGRIQSQLEKEVVPSLDTALRMAGAKVENAIKAMRETKEALESVSSSLEVLQEGTGKLQSSLSGEQASLSNTMSDPACTNGAVSPTCNTIRSTLPQLGVNADFLQLPNVNHALANVNTLLGTDLSNIVQKGYSSFNDTPRLVKEQTKNIVTALPRVKGMLDKIGTEINNFAKMFPVESSLANFTVFLSEGQMKIEAFYPQIDQIDFYRWIGCVAALCMVVLVLAFNILGLLCGTCGYDKQASPTTRGCLSNTGGNLLMAGVGFSFVFSWVLMGIVTTLFVASGNVEKLICEPLANRQIFQIIDTPFMVHPAKKNFLPGMLFQNPNIDLTLGSMYRECFENKGLYHALQLETMFNINSFLNRTVYNKDLAKVFESVQVDLHDITLLEQAGRDNLINFANSGIGQIDYETYLAEVNKGVTLVDLLSFATDLEAQADQLPRGALENALRGHASSIRQIHRDQVVPMEQAMKYVKARSTLSQSIKQLQRMSSDLPVKVTNILSAIDAAEYLIIHNASQVVKQETKGYMQSLVGYFKQYTQWVKISLTTEVAQCKPISNIVDSMEIVGCSFVVDSVNTFWFGLGASCIFMIPSIIFSIKLAKYYRRMDTEDVFEDGQENWN, from the exons ATGTTGTGGACTCGATGTCTggtcctgctgctctgctggGGGTCCACCACCGGAGAGCAGCAGGCGGAGGAGAGGCAGGTGCAGGCGGGCTCACAGCGGAGACAGCGCTCTCCTCCGCCCGTGGAGCCCCTGGACTTTGGGTTTGTACCGGCGGCGGTGTATGATACCCACGCTTACTACGAGCCAGGAGCCATAGGGATACTCTTCCACATGGTCCACGCATTTCTCTACGTTATCCAGCCGAACACCTTCCCCAAAG ATCTGATTGTTCGAGTCATTCAACAAAACATGGGGGGAATCAAAATAGAGGAGTGGAGAAAG CCAGAAAACATCGTCCTGTTGCTACAG tgGCTCTTCTACGAGGCTGGATTCCTTATATGCGCCACCATTGGCATTTTGGTCGTGGTCCTCACTCCAATCATAggattttgtttctgtgtgtgtcggTGTTGTGAGAACTGCGGTGGTGAGATGCATCAAAGGCAGAGGAAGAATGCCGACTGTCAGAGAGGTTTCTACACGGCCTCCCTCATTGCCTCCTCCATCTTCATCAT attgGGAGTATTTGTTGCCTATACTGCAAACCATAATATCAGCACTCATGTCAAGAGCACTCGTCGGTTCATCAACACCAACATGCGAGACCTGAAGACACTTGCCAACAACACACCTGCA CAAATTAACTACCTAACAGCCCAGtacaccacagcaaagaacaaAATCCTGTCCGACCTCGACA ACATTGGACCAGTGCTGGGGGGGAGGATCCAGAGTCAGCTGGAGAAAGAGGTGGTGCCGTCCCTGGACACTGCTCTGCGTATGGCAGGAG CTAAAGTTGAGAATGCCATCAAAG CTATGCGGGAGACCAAGGAGGCTCTGGAGAGTGTCAGCTCCTCCTTGGAGGTGCTTCAAGAAGGTACAGGGAAACTTCAGTCCAGTCTGTCAGGGGAGCAAGCCTCCCTGTCCAACACCATGTCCGATCCTGCCTGTACCAACGGAGCTGTCTCGCCCACCTGCAACACCATCCGATCCACGCTGCCTCAATTAGGAGTCAATGCAGACTTCTTGCAG CTTCCCAATGTCAATCACGCCCTGGCCAATGTCAATACACTCCTGGGAACTGATCTCAGCAACATTGTGCAGAAG GGTTACTCGTCTTTTAATGACACACCAAGACTGGTTAAAGAGCAAACTAAAAATATCGTCACAG CTCTTCCTC gagtgaAAGGCATGCTGGATAAGATCGGCACAGAGATAAACAACTTTGCCAAGATGTTCCCGGTGGAATCATCTCTGGCCAATTTCACCGTTTTCCTCAGTGAAGGACAGATGAAGATTGAGGCCTTTTACCCACAGATTGACCAGATTGATTTCTACAG gtggATCGGCTGTGTGGCGGCTCTTTGCATGGTCGTCCTGGTCCTGGCTTTCAACATCCTGGGGCTTCTGTGCGGCACCTGTGGCTACGACAAGCAAGCTTCACCCACAACCCGAGGATGTCtgtcaaacactggcggcaacCTGCTTATGGC TGGGGTGGGCTTCTCCTTTGTCTTTTCCTGGGTGCTGATGGGCATCGTGACCACCTTGTTTGTTGCCAGTGGCAACGTGGAGAAGCTAATATGTGAACCGCTGGCTAACAGACAGATATTCCAG atcATAGACACACCGTTCATGGTTCATCCTGCCAAGAAGAACTTCCTTCCTGGGATGCTGTTTCAGAACCCAAACATCGACCTGACTTTGGGAAGCATGTACAG GGAGTGCTTTGAGAACAAAGGTCTGTATCATGCTCTGCAGCTGGAGACCATGTTCAACATCAACTCCTTCCTCAACAGAACTGTC TACAACAAGGATCTGGCCAAAGTGTTTGAGAGTGTGCAGGTCGACTTGCATGACATCACACTCCTGGAGCAGGCAGGCAGAGACAACCTCATCAACTTTGCCAACTCAGGAATTGGACAGATTGACTATGAGACGTACTTGGCTGAG GTGAATAAGGGCGTCACTCTCGTGGATCTCCTGTCCTTCGCCACAGATCTGGAGGCTCAGGCTGACCAGCTG ccaCGCGGTGCCCTGGAGAATGCACTGAGAGGACACGCCAGCAGTATCAGGCAGATTCATAGAGATCAGGTGGTGCCCATGGAGCAAGCAATG AAATATGTCAAGGCGCGG AGCACTCTGAGTCAGAGTATCAAGCAGCTGCAGAGGATGTCCAGCGACCTGCCA gtCAAGGTCACTAATATCCTGAGTGCCATTGATGCAGCAGAGTACCTCATCATTCATAACGCCTCCCAAGTGGTGAAGCAG GAAACAAAGGGCTACATGCAGAGTTTAGTGGGCTACTTCAAACAGTACACCCAATGGGTTAAAATCTCT TTGACCACTGAGGTGGCTCAGTGTAAACCCATCAGTAACATAGTGGACAGCATGGAGATCGTAGGGTGCAGCTTCGTAGTCGATTCagtg aacaCATTCTGGTTTGGTCTGGGAGCCAGCTGTATCTTCATGATCCCCAGCATCATCTTCTCCATCAAACTGGCCAAGTATTACAGAAGGATGGACACAGAGGACGTGTTTGAAGA TGGACAAGAGAACTGGAACTGA
- the fgfbp2b gene encoding fibroblast growth factor-binding protein 2b yields the protein MEAVARVSLLFLAATVCVSNAQTNNGSNDNKQQQQQQRSIWDEPIRFNTKAKDSCTMVVSGAGDYTRLRVSCKGPSQGQTVGRSYYCDFQGKPNLCRPYNGNPRHYFTQMMWDLRKLSHACQGAKIYRPQMCKKHPDEAQMTFVTSWPRSSNPKPSKPVQEPRKPVVPVQIKPVATPKPVKPQTFQPVKPQPGKAPQIKKTTPKPGKTTTRTTEQPESPSSRVASEYCWKSFHGVCSYVISWFQN from the coding sequence ATGGAAGCTGTGGCGAGAGTGTCGCTGCTGTTCCTAGCAGcgactgtttgtgtgtcaaacGCTCAGACCAACAACGGCAGCAAcgacaacaaacagcagcagcagcaacaaagaAGCATCTGGGATGAGCCCATAAGATTCAACACCAAGGCCAAGGACTCGTGTACTATGGTGGTGTCAGGAGCTGGGGACTATACTCGCCTGCGTGTCTCCTGCAAAGGTCCTAGCCAGGGCCAGACTGTGGGACGCTCCTACTACTGCGACTTCCAGGGAAAACCCAACCTGTGCCGTCCTTACAACGGCAACCCTCGCCACTACTTCACCCAGATGATGTGGGACTTGAGGAAGCTCAGTCATGCCTGCCAGGGAGCCAAAATCTACCGCCCACAGATGTGCAAGAAGCACCCTGACGAGGCCCAGATGACCTTTGTGACCTCCTGGCCCAGGTCCTCAAACCCCAAGCCCTCAAAGCCCGTGCAGGAGCCACGAAAACCTGTCGTGCCAGTCCAGATCAAGCCTGTCGCTACTCCTAAACCTGTCAAACCACAGACATTTCAGCCCGTCAAACCTCAGCCAGGCAAGGCCCCCCAGATCAAGAAAACTACCCCCAAGCCTGGGAAGACCACTACTCGTACCACAGAGCAGCCAGAGTCCCCATCCTCCCGTGTGGCTTCTGAGTACTGCTGGAAGAGCTTCCACGGCGTCTGCTCCTACGTTATTAGCTGGTTCCAAAACTGA